The following nucleotide sequence is from Dialister pneumosintes.
CTCCATATTATAGGCAACTTATATAATTGTAATATGATTGGACGGGGAAATTTGATTCGTATAACCGGTGAGGAACTACAAGTTGAAAAAGTTATACAACTTATTTACGAGTTAAGGTACTTACTTAAAAGGAATATTCGATTGAGTCAGCGGCAAATTTATGCTGTAGCAGATGCACTGCAACAGGGGAAAATAGAAGCTTTCCATGAAATGGCAGAGGATGTTATTAATGTCACAAAAAATGGAACTATCATTAGACCAAGGACGTTGGGACAGAAAACATATATAGATGCTATAAGGCATAACTCCATTACTTTTGGGGTAGGTCCGGCAGGTACAGGGAAAACTTATTTAGCAGTAGCATTAGCAGCTTATTATTTAAGAAATAAAGAAGTACAACGTATTATTTTGGTTCGGCCGGCAGTAGAAGCAGGAGAAAAGTTAGGTTTTCTTCCTGGAGATATGCAAGAGAAGGTTAATCCCTATTTGAGACCTCTTTTTGATGGATTATTAGATATGTTTGGTATTGAAGAATTTGAAAAATTACAGCAAAAAGGAATCATTGAAGTGGCACCATTAGCTTATATGCGCGGTAGAACTTTAGAAAAAGCCTTTGTTATTCTTGATGAGGCACAAAATACAACTGTAGAACAGATTAAGATGTTTTTAACTCGTTTAGGATTTCGTTCAAAAATGGTTATTAATGGAGATGTTACACAGATTGATTTACCGGTACATACAAAAAGTGGTTTAGTAGATGTGGCAGAAGTACTACAAGATATTTCAGGAATACAATTTATTCATTTTTCAGAGAATGATGTTGTAAGACATGATTTGGTGGCGGCTATTATTAGAGCTTATGAACAAAGAGATAACCGAATAAAAAAATAAAGAGGGATATATGGATATTACAATTAGTTATGATAAGGAAACATTTAAAAACAAAGAGCTAGAAGATTTGATTCATTTAGTGTTAAATAAAGGGGCTGAATTACAACAAGTT
It contains:
- a CDS encoding PhoH family protein: MNLVIDKEIIIEDSHVAINLMERDSHFLHIIGNLYNCNMIGRGNLIRITGEELQVEKVIQLIYELRYLLKRNIRLSQRQIYAVADALQQGKIEAFHEMAEDVINVTKNGTIIRPRTLGQKTYIDAIRHNSITFGVGPAGTGKTYLAVALAAYYLRNKEVQRIILVRPAVEAGEKLGFLPGDMQEKVNPYLRPLFDGLLDMFGIEEFEKLQQKGIIEVAPLAYMRGRTLEKAFVILDEAQNTTVEQIKMFLTRLGFRSKMVINGDVTQIDLPVHTKSGLVDVAEVLQDISGIQFIHFSENDVVRHDLVAAIIRAYEQRDNRIKK